A single region of the Streptomyces sp. NBC_01803 genome encodes:
- a CDS encoding HEAT repeat domain-containing protein, with translation MESRRLLGLIAEASSDDASVRETARGELIALGATAVGPLLAALWDDEAPVAWSDAAWLLRKIGQPALDPLADAISAAPTPTALRRARWAFTGLDVPGLGVYAAALRHPHPQVRQSAAFVFQGRGRDALSEAHLLLPLLADPVPEVREGAVWALREVGPGVVPLLHAVRRGRWPGFARSRAGALEVLAAVGGPAALDETDLAAVRRLISVKSRSEIPEPMHTCGPWFALPTSDQEAVLDAFGLTDPVPVTMRLGASAWCHDLHTGNGPRARHGTCARVYVSPVLDGWTLVFGIPSGDAHPADGRPLGHRVRRRCAALSRRFGVTHWYGMRCGDEWTAWCFGERGKVVRFYDAAEPEAEIGTEHPAEARCWLPYESEFSRRLLEGIDAADAEAFLACYEQIRRELWLPGQRTAVEVAGQASVDPASIGPQTRVTGRAVLALTACGREHGHPRGALCV, from the coding sequence ATGGAGAGCCGGCGACTGCTGGGGTTGATCGCCGAGGCGTCCAGTGATGACGCCTCGGTCAGGGAGACGGCGCGCGGCGAGCTGATCGCCCTGGGCGCCACGGCGGTGGGGCCGCTGCTCGCCGCCCTGTGGGACGACGAGGCGCCCGTCGCCTGGTCGGACGCGGCGTGGCTGCTGCGCAAGATCGGGCAGCCCGCCCTCGATCCGCTGGCGGACGCCATCTCCGCCGCCCCGACGCCGACGGCGCTGCGGCGCGCCCGGTGGGCGTTCACCGGTCTGGACGTGCCGGGCCTCGGGGTCTATGCCGCGGCGCTGCGGCATCCGCATCCGCAGGTCAGGCAGAGCGCGGCGTTCGTCTTCCAGGGCCGTGGCCGGGACGCGCTGTCCGAGGCGCACCTGCTGTTGCCGTTGCTGGCCGATCCCGTCCCCGAGGTCCGGGAGGGCGCGGTGTGGGCGTTGCGCGAGGTCGGCCCCGGGGTGGTGCCGCTGCTGCACGCGGTGCGGCGCGGCCGGTGGCCGGGGTTCGCGCGCTCGCGCGCGGGCGCGCTGGAGGTGCTGGCGGCGGTGGGCGGTCCGGCGGCGCTGGACGAGACGGACCTGGCGGCGGTGCGGCGGCTGATCAGCGTCAAGTCGCGGAGCGAGATCCCCGAGCCGATGCACACGTGCGGGCCCTGGTTCGCGCTGCCGACCAGCGATCAGGAGGCCGTGCTCGACGCCTTCGGGCTGACCGATCCGGTGCCGGTGACGATGCGTCTGGGCGCCTCCGCGTGGTGCCACGACCTGCACACGGGAAACGGGCCGCGCGCGCGGCACGGCACCTGCGCGCGGGTGTATGTCAGCCCGGTGCTGGACGGGTGGACGCTGGTGTTCGGCATCCCGTCCGGGGACGCCCACCCGGCCGACGGGCGGCCCCTGGGGCACCGGGTCCGCCGCCGGTGCGCGGCGCTCAGCCGGCGTTTCGGGGTGACCCACTGGTACGGCATGCGGTGCGGCGACGAGTGGACCGCCTGGTGTTTCGGGGAGCGCGGCAAGGTCGTCCGGTTCTACGACGCGGCCGAGCCGGAGGCCGAGATCGGGACCGAGCACCCGGCGGAGGCGAGGTGCTGGCTGCCGTACGAGAGCGAGTTCTCCCGTCGCCTGCTGGAGGGCATCGACGCGGCGGACGCCGAGGCGTTCCTCGCCTGCTACGAGCAGATCCGGCGAGAGCTGTGGCTGCCGGGGCAGCGCACCGCCGTGGAGGTCGCCGGGCAGGCGTCGGTCGATCCGGCGTCGATCGGGCCGCAGACACGGGTGACGGGCCGGGCGGTGCTCGCGCTCACCGCGTGCGGCCGGGAGCACGGGCACCCACGCGGCGCGCTGTGCGTATGA
- a CDS encoding pyridoxamine 5'-phosphate oxidase family protein produces the protein MVGDEPLTTDLDERYSEPGAAATPWAEAVERLTTAEVFWLSTVLPDGGPHVTPLLSVWLDGAPHFTTGAGERKARNLEASGRVALTTGTDTLGHGLDIVVRGSARRVTDHTTLTAVAKAYLAKYGEEWSFTARDAALHLAEGGAVLAFRIEPETVFGFRKGTYSQTRWRF, from the coding sequence ATGGTCGGCGACGAGCCGTTGACGACGGATCTGGACGAGCGGTACAGCGAGCCGGGGGCGGCGGCGACGCCCTGGGCGGAGGCGGTCGAGCGGCTGACGACGGCGGAGGTGTTCTGGCTGTCCACCGTCCTGCCGGACGGCGGCCCGCACGTCACGCCCCTGCTGTCCGTCTGGCTGGACGGCGCGCCGCACTTCACGACGGGCGCCGGGGAGCGGAAGGCGCGGAATCTGGAGGCGAGTGGGCGGGTCGCGCTGACCACCGGGACGGACACCCTCGGGCACGGCCTGGACATCGTGGTGCGGGGCAGCGCCCGGCGGGTGACGGACCACACGACGCTGACGGCCGTCGCGAAGGCGTACCTGGCGAAGTACGGCGAGGAGTGGTCGTTCACCGCGCGCGACGCCGCCCTGCACCTCGCCGAGGGGGGCGCGGTCCTCGCGTTCCGGATCGAGCCGGAAACAGTCTTCGGGTTCCGTAAGGGCACCTACAGCCAGACTCGTTGGCGTTTTTGA
- a CDS encoding SDR family oxidoreductase: protein MSNRRSLVGQVVVVTGAARGIGESLTRKLSARGAKVALVGLEPTALKDVSESLTGESAYWHADITDAAAMAEVAGQVADRFGKVDVVVANAGVATGGPFIDSDDATWRRVIEVNLIGSAVTCRAFLPALKDSRGYFLQVASFAAMTPAPMMSAYCASKSGVEAFAHSLRPEVGPLGVRVGVAYLTWTDTDMVRGADEDAVMRDMRKRLPWPANRTYPLDPAVERIVSGIERRSVHVYAQPWVRGVVPLRGYLPSVIGGYFGQREIRRLMPRFSELSRRGLVGAGGEAAEREKTGH, encoded by the coding sequence CGTCACCGGCGCCGCCCGGGGCATCGGGGAGTCGCTGACCAGGAAGCTGTCCGCCCGGGGCGCGAAGGTCGCCCTGGTCGGTCTGGAGCCGACCGCGCTGAAGGACGTCAGCGAGTCGCTGACCGGCGAGTCCGCGTACTGGCACGCCGACATCACCGACGCGGCGGCCATGGCCGAGGTCGCCGGCCAGGTGGCAGACCGCTTCGGCAAGGTCGATGTCGTGGTCGCCAACGCGGGTGTCGCGACGGGCGGTCCGTTCATCGACTCCGACGACGCCACCTGGCGGCGGGTCATCGAGGTCAATCTCATCGGCTCCGCCGTCACCTGCCGCGCGTTCCTGCCCGCGCTGAAGGACAGCCGGGGGTACTTCCTCCAGGTCGCCTCCTTCGCCGCGATGACCCCGGCGCCGATGATGAGCGCCTACTGCGCCTCCAAGTCGGGCGTCGAGGCGTTCGCCCACAGCCTGCGGCCCGAGGTCGGGCCGCTGGGCGTGCGGGTCGGCGTCGCGTACCTGACCTGGACCGACACCGACATGGTGCGCGGCGCGGACGAGGACGCGGTGATGCGGGACATGCGCAAGCGGCTGCCCTGGCCGGCCAACCGCACCTACCCGCTGGACCCGGCCGTCGAGCGGATCGTGTCGGGGATCGAGCGCCGCTCGGTCCACGTCTACGCCCAGCCCTGGGTGCGCGGCGTGGTGCCGCTGCGCGGCTACCTACCGTCCGTCATCGGCGGGTACTTCGGGCAGCGCGAGATCCGGCGCCTCATGCCCCGGTTCTCCGAGCTGTCCCGGCGTGGCCTCGTCGGCGCCGGCGGCGAGGCGGCCGAGCGGGAGAAGACCGGACACTGA